AATACCAAACTCTAAATCAACTATTTCCAACAAGTTCTGCCTCCATTCTATTTGTACTGTAAACAATTCATTCATCTGGTTTCACCTCTTTGTCGGGAATTCAAACAATGTAAATAGTGAACCCGAGCGGCAGAGTGCCTACTAAACACTCCTTTACGACTAGACCAACAGCTCACAGCTCGTTGGTACCATTCATTTATATGTATCAAATATTTCAATATTCTAGTGCCTAACAGAATCAATAACCATAACATTGCAACAGGACCTACACTACCAGAACACAAACCTGATCAATGTCATGGATGTCAACATAAACCTGATCTTCAAGACTTCCAGGATCTTGATTTGGCTCAAAAGTCATACCATCCTCCTCCTCCCACTCTTCCTCAACAAACGGAGCACCATACTGCTCTCCATTTTTAGGACCAGACCCACTCTTCTGGAATATCTTACAAAGCACATACGCATCCTAATCCACAACACAGCACAAACAAAGTCAACAAACCATAACACAAACTCCCAAAAAAAAAAAAAACAAACTCAAACTTACTTTCTGAACACCAGCTTTCACAATCTCATCATCAACCAAACGATACTCATGCATAACCCAATTACTCCTCTCACCACGAGGAGCACGACCTTTATGATAAACAAGAGTCTTCTTCATCCCAACGACTCTCGACCCATTACGAATCTCCCGATCCTTCCCCGTCGTCTTCCAGTACCCCATCTCCGTCGCACGGTTCGTCTTGGACCCGTTCGAGTATTTGTTATCGAGCACACTGAAGAAGTACCACTCCAAGTCTCTGCTCTTCAGCTTCGACTGACTTGGAAGATCCCACGGCTCGGATTTGTACACGTGGGTGACGGAGATCGCGTCGAACTTAAAGGGTTTGTTGCAGATCTTGCGTTTTAGGTAGTAACGGACGAGTTCTTCGTCCGTTGGGTGGAATCGGAAACCAGGAGCGAGCGACGACGTCTCTGAGGAGCCACCACGAGGACCCATTCGAACAGATGCAAGGTTTGGACGAGTTTTGGAAATCGTTGTCGGAGAAGAAAAGAGAGAGGATGCGACTGGAATTGGAGAGAATGAGATAAAAAAGCGAAGCGGAGAAAGACTTGAGATGACGACCAAACACAACTACTTCGCGAGGTTTTAAAATCTTCCAGGAATGTGTACCAACAGAGACTATAAAACGACGAGCTGTGATGTGTTTTAAGTGACAGTCTCTAAGCGCACCGACACGTAGGAAGTCTAGGACCAGTCAGAGATCTTAGTAGTCTTTGGATTTTGTTGAGATAGGTCCGTAAAATTAGCAAAAATAATAATTTCTTTGTAGGATTAGCAAATTAAATCCGAAGAGACACTAAAAATAGTATATATAAGTATAAACCTAAATTAAGTTTTGACAAATTATAAAAAATATTATAGCATAATTATCTACGTTTGAAAAAATTTAAACCCAAAAACTTAAATTACATAAAGATAATAAATCTACATATTTATTTGAAAATGGAATCCGGGCCTTTATTTCGTATTAAATCCTTTACAGTAAAAAATAATTATCTGACTAGAAAAAAGTTTTAAAAATAACTGCAAGTTACGTGTAACAAAAGTTTTCTAACGACGCTGACGCAACGGCGTTCGTAGCTTCCTCCTATAACCCGAATTATCGATGACGATAATATCCTCGGTTCTGACAAGCACTCACGACTTTTTACTTGAAAAGCACTTTACTCACTTCTCATAAAGACAGGAGATAGATTCTTGTCTGTAGACTATTTTACCCTCAGACTTGACCATTAATAACGGTCAGGCCCAGGCTAGCTTACACACCAAGAATTCTTGAAACAAACAAAGACTGTTCTTGTCTGAAAAGATTAGATACATGACAATGGACCAAACCTGAAAATGTTAATGCATAAACATCCCATAACAAACAGAGTTTATCCTAATTTTACAACAGTTTCTCAGTCTGTCTGAAGAAGCTACATAGATAGCTCATAATATTAGGGAGATCACAGCTAATAAGAAGCCTGGAGAGATGGTGTTTTAGAGCATTAAGTGTCCATTGGCGCTGTTCTTCTTGAGCTCATCGTTCTCCTGACGCAGTGCATCGATCCTGGACTGGAGAATACTGATCATAGCCTCTGCACTCATCATCTCAAGCTTGAAAGTTTCTCTCTCAACAGACATCTGGTGAACCTCCTTCTTGAGATCATTAAGCTTCTCTTCAGGAGTAGGAGGAGAAGCTTCCTTGTGAATAGGTTGGGAGTTTTCTTTCTTGTCTGAGATACCCATGAGTGAGAACTCAAGCAGTGCAGAGATGGCTGTGTTGGTGGCAGCAGCAGCGGTCGAGGAGACTAAGGTTGGTGTATTGTCGACCGTTATTGTGGACGAAGAGTGGTCCTGTGTGGTCCTGGTTGATTCGTTTTGGCGTCTGCGTTTGTATTGGAGGAGAGGCAATGGAGCTTCTTTGTTGAGAACACATACAGGAGGAGGAGGAGGACGCTCGTCTTCTTCTGTTTGCTCACGTTTGAGTGCCTCCTCAACTTCATCATTACGGTTATTGTTATTATTCTCATGATGGCTAACTTCGATATCCATTTGGGTAGTTTCTCTTGGTGGCTCGTTGATGTTAATGAGGTCCTTGCTTTCTGGCTGTAAAGTGTAAACCAAGAGATGATTCATCAAATCATATCAACACTTGCACTTAGTAACATTGAAATAGTAGTGATTAATCAATAAACTAGTCCAGTTCAAAAAAACTGCGTCAGTCCACTGAAACCACTTAAGAGATTGGTTTCAACACAGAGCTTTTTGCATATAACAAATACTCAAAAATGAAACTAAAGGTTATGAAGGAAGTACAAACCTGGCCCATGTGGTTGTTTCCATTGGCTTGTGGTAATGGCTCAGCCATGACCCTAACGTCTACTCCTGGAATCAGAGCTACTCTATCATCAGACCATTCCTCTTCCATGAAAGGTGCATATCTGTTCCCACTTGGTGGCCCAATGTTATTCTTGTGAAAGATTCTACACAACACATATGCATCTTGCTGCATCCAAACAAAGAATCGAGTTAACATAAGAAGTTAACTTAGATTCTTTGGACAGTATCGGGCAAAAGCTATACCACCAAGTTTCCATTGCTTTCAGTTTCATAGTCCACGAGGCGATACTCGTGCATGACCCAATTGGTGCGGAGCCCGTCCGGGGCACGCCCGCTGTGGAAAACGAGTGTTTTTTTCATACCGAGGATCTGAACGTCACGGCGGATCTCTCTATCTTTGCCAGTCGCTTTCCAGTAGCCTTTGTTAGTCGCTCGGTTCATCCTAGCGCCGTTGCCGTACTTCTTGTCTAACGCACTGTAGAAGTACCATTCCTGGTCCCTTGTCTTCAGCCTCGAAAACACTAGAAACACACACACACAACACAGCAGAATAAAAAAAAAATCAAACTTGAGATATTCAGACAAGTGAAAAACAAACTCTATGTCCTGAAACACAAGCAAACTAATTGGGAAAACACAAGTTAACAAGGAATCTGAAATACACAGAACTAAACTCAAAAATTCAGATAACTAAACAGAGAATAAAAAACTTCATTCCCTGAAACACAAGCAAACATATCAAGAAAACTCTCAAGGAATCTGCCCAAAAAATACTAGATTTTACACAATTAAATAATTCGATTTATGTCACACTTTTACAGCCTAAACATAGCAAAAGGGTAAATCTTCAACTAAATTTCACCAGAAATTTGAACAAAACCCATAAAGCTAAACTCTTTACCCAGAATTAAATCAAGAGACCAAACCGCAAACTCAGCCCAAATCAGAATCAAGAAACTCACAGAGAAACCCAATTCAAACAGATACTCAGAAAATAAAGAGACAACGAGAGAAACTCAGAGAACCTGCTAAGTCCCAAGGCTCGTGCTTGTAGATATCAACCTCCCCAATCGCATCGAAGCGCACGGGTTTACCCAGAACCTTTCTCTTCAAGTAATAGCTCACGAGCTCCTCGTCAGTCGGGTGAAATCGAAACCCAGGAGCAAGAGAAGTCGCCGACACAGCAGTACCCGGTGGTGGAGCCGCAGACGGCGGCGAGGACTCAACAACAGCCATAGATTCGCGACCCATTGAAAGAGAAGACAGTACTCTGTTTCTAGGGTTTCTCTTTCTTCCCCAAACACACAAGGAAAGTTGGGAAAGTGGGTTATCGATTAGACGGAGAAGAGAGAGAGATGCCCCCAAAGATTGAAAGGTACCTTCAATTGCAAGAAATTTATTTTTTCTTTTTCTGCGTTTCCAAGAAACAAGTTATTTCATTTTCCCCATTTCGTTTTTTTTCTTTCGTTTCAGTAATAAACCCTAGCTTACTGAGTAGGTTTTTGTCGTATTATGTAGTAAAATAATTAAAACGCTGTCGTAGTGGTCTCAAAAGTAAATTTTACTCCCTCCGTTTCATAATAGATGATGTTTTAGAAGATTTTTGTTGTTTCAAAATAGATTATGTTTTAATATTTTTATGTTATTTTTAACTTTATTGAAAATCGTGTAACCAATCAAATGTTGTAGTTATTTTTGTAATTGGTTGAATGATTTTAAAATTATATTTTTAAAACTACTTATTTAGAGAAAAGTAAATTACTTAATCTGTGTGCACTAAAGAATAACATCATGTATTGTAAATCTACCGTGAAACAGAGAGAGTATTTTTTTAACTTTGGAAGGTAAAAAAACCAAAAAAACAAACCTACCCCTACACATACAAACAAGGTACGATCATTCTACTGGGACACACAAACTCATAAATGATGGAGACATTAAATTATGAAAAGAGTTAAAACATAGACAGGTTCCGTATAACATATCGACATAGTCCAAAAATCGAAAAATCTTCCCAATTTGAATAAGACCATAAGAAATGTCATAAATTGATTACATTTCCAAATACGTACGTCTGTGTAGAAAATTCATTCGGATTTTATCAAAAGTCTTCTTCGAAACTTGATAAACAAGAAATTAGACCGTAAAAATGTTAAAAGACATTAACATAAGACAATAAACGTAGAAGCAGGGCCGGCTAACGAGGGGAACAAGCGGTGTGACTGTTCCGGATCCAAGTCCGTATCTCCTGTATATTAATAGTTAAAGGGTCTAATTTTTTTAAAAAAACTATATTTTTATTAAAAAAAATTATAGATATAATAAATAAAATTAAAAAGGGTCCAAAAATATTTGATACGCATATAGTTTTATTTTCATCACAAAATATACAAAATATTATTGATTAAATTTTAAAAATATTTTAAACATTATCTGAATATAAATCTTAAAAGGTAAAAAAATTATTTTTTGCTCTAGGACCCGTAAAATGTTAACCCTGACCTGCCTAGAAGCTTGTAGATTAACACTAGTTTGATGCACAAGAAAAGTACACGTGGATTTTTAGTCCGAATGTGGTTGGTTACTTGGATTATTTTGCAGATGAAAAAAAAGATTTATTGATCGGTTTAAGATAAAGTATAAATATATAACCCTTTTTGAAAATCGAATCCAGGGTAAATTCGTACCTAACCCTTTTTGCTTTTTAAAAAAAATAATAATTGCAAATTACGTGTAACGAAAGTCTTCAAACGTCGTTGACAGAACGAACCAATTCGTTCATCGTAACGCTAACCAATTAGTAAAATGGCCTTTATACCCCTCACTTTTATCACTAATTAACGAGGTTAAGCTTTCTCTTCCCACTTCTCGAGGAAGACAAAGTAATTTCTTGTCTGGAAGACCAGATGAAGCACTTAATCATGGAGATTGAACATTCCTTGAAACAGATTACAGAGAGTTCTTGACTGAATAGACTTAGATGATAATATATGACAATGGAGCAACCTGAGAATGTTCTCAAAAGATGTAGAACCATCAGAAGAAAAAAAAACCCAAACCGGTCCCGGTTTATCCTAATTTTACGCGGTTCTCAATCCGTCTGAAGAAGAAGCTACATAGATAGCTCACAATATTTTAGGGAGATTACAGCTAAAAAAGCAAAGAAGAAGAAGACACCTGGAGAGATGGGGGTTTAGAGCATTTAGTGTCCATTAGCGCTGTTCTTCTTGAGCTCATCGTTCTCCTGACGCAGAGCATCGATCCTGGACTGGAGAATACTGATCATAGCCTCTGCACTCATCATCTCAAGCTTGAATGTCTCTCTCTCAACTGACATCTGGTGAACCTCCTTCTTGAGATCATTAAGCTTCTCTTCAGGAGATGGAAGTGGAGTAAGAGGAGGTTGAGGGTTTTCTTTCTTGTCGGAGAGGCCCATGAGTGAGAACTCGAGCAACGCAGAGATGGCCGTGTTGGTGGCCATAGCAGCGGTTGGTGTGTTGTCGACGGTTGTTGTTGTGGACGAGCAGTGGTCCTGTGTGATCCTGCTAGATTCGTTTTGGCGTCTGCGCTTGTATTGGAGGAGAGGTAACGGAGCTTCTTTGTTGAGAATGCATAAAGGAGGAGGACGGTCATGATCTTCATCTGCCTCCTCACGTTTCAATGCTTCCTCATCTTCATCACAATGGTTATTCTTATGGTTGAGTTCGATATCCATTGGAGTAGTAGTCTCTCTTGGTGGCTCGTTGATGTTTATGAAGTCCTTGCTTGGTGACTGGATTGAGTTCTACAAGATTTGGTAGCAAACTCAATAGACTAGTCTAAGTTTAAGTAACTAACAGAAGCTTTTTACTTCATCATACAGCTTTTGCATATAAGAAACATGACATTTAAGAGAAGGTGATTCACTTCATCACAGAGCTTTTGCATATATGAATTACTGAGAAATGAAACTAAATAGCTTCTGGATTATGAAGGAAGTACAAACCTGGCTCATCTGGTTGTTTCCATTGGCTAATGATAACGGTTCAGCCCTGACACCAACGTCTACTCCTGGGATCAGAGTTACACCATCATCAGCCCACTCCTCTTCCATGAACGGCGCGTATCTGTTCCCACTAGGTGGCCCAATGTTATTCTTGTGAAAGATTCTACACAACACATATGGATCTTGCTACACACTCAAAAACAAAGAATTGAGTTAACATAGGATACTATTCTTTGGACAGTATCAGATAAACCAATAAGTAACTATACCACCAAGTTCCCATTGCTTTCAGTTTCATAGTCCACGAGGCGATACTCGTGCATGACCCAATTGGTGCGGAGCCCGTCCGGGGCACGACCGCTGTGGAAGACTAGAGTCTTTTTCATACCGAGGATCTGAACGTCACGGCGGATCTCTCTGTCTTTGCCAGTCGCTTTCCAGTAGCCTTTGTTAGTGGCTCGGTTCATCCTAGCGCCGTTTCCGTACTTCTTGTCTAACGCGCTGTAGAAGTACCATTCTTGGTCCCTTGTCCTCAACCTCGAAAACACTAGAAACACACACACACAACACAGCACAAGAGAAAAAAAAAAATCAAATCAGAGATAATAATAACACTAAACTTGAGACACTCAGACACGCAACAACAACAACAAACCTCATGTCCTGAAACACAAGCAAAACTAAAGTGGAGTACAAATTACAAAATACATCATTACCAGAAGACAAAAAATGAATTCAACAAATCTGGTAAAAAAAAAAATGAATTTTCCCCAAAATTAATAAGTCGTTTTGATGCAAATTTATTCACAGTGTTACAGCCAAAGTCATATCAAAATGGTACTACTAACACAAAGAATCTGCAACAAAGCTTAAACCTTTCTCCTAGAATTGAGTAAGAAGGCATCACCACACCACGAAGAAGCCCGAATCATAGAGATACACGCAAAGAATAAAGAGACAAGAACCTGCTAAGTCCCAAGGCTCGTGCTTGTAGATATCAACCTCCCCAATCGCATCGAAGCGCACAGGCTTCCCCAGAACCTTTCTCTTCAAGTAATAGCTCACGAGCTCCTCATCAGTCGGGTGAAATCGGAAGCCAGGAGCAAGCGCCGTCGCCGCCACAACAGCACCCTTCGCCGGAGAAGATACAGCAACAGCCACAGATTCGCGACCCATTTAAAGCGAAGTTACTTGGGGTTTCTTGTGAAGAGCAAAGAGAAGTAGGCAAATGGGATTTGGGTTTTGTCTGGAGAAGAAACCAAAGAGATACCTTCAATTGCAAGAAATTTGTTGGCTGTTTCGGATTGCGATTCCGATTTTCATTTTCCCCCAATTAATTTAATTATTTTTTTCTCTCTTTTTGAGTAATGACAGTAATAAACCCTTCAAGACGTTACTGAATAGGTTTTGTCGTTAAACCATTTTTTTTAAATATCAAAGAGGACTCTGCTAGAATGGTTTAAGCATAATATCTATAGTTGACAAAAAAAGAATATATATCTATCAAATAAGGGTAACAGATATTTATTCGATTCAAAGGTTTTAAAAAAAAAAAATTCTGAAAAAATAATCAAACTTTCCCTTTTATACCAAGAGCATTGTATATGTCTGTAGTTAAATATATTTTATATATCTTCCAATAGTGTAATTTTAAATATACCAAATAAGGTAACAATATTTTTGGAAAACCGATATGCAAATATATAATGGCTTTATACTCTTCTGAAAAAGTTATTAATTCTTGACACTCATCAGTATGCCAACACGTACATGTCAGTAAATTTTTTAAAAAAATAATAATAATCTTATTAATTTTACTTTTTTTATCTAACCTTACGAATTTTATCCAGATTTACATTTGATCTAATCTCTTATTTAGTTTTAATGTCGTTTACTAGGGAGGATAATGTGGTTTTCTTCTTCTTTTGGGGAGGGGACAGTATTTAATGGTGTAATAATAAATTCCAGAGATATTTTCGATTCAAATATTAAAAACAAGTGATTGTTGAGATCATAACAACGACTAGGTTAATTAATTCAAATGTGTAGCCCAACAAGAAATTGAGAAGTTGACCTGAAAAAAAAAAGTTAATGAGAGAATCGAATGGCTGGAAACAAAAAAGGAGTGAGTGACGGTTACGTTTGCTTGCAGAAGGATCAGAAGGATACTTTACCAATAAGGCAAGCTAAAGAGGACGAAGACTTGATCCACACGAATCATCATCTTCCCCATCTTCTCTTATTCATTTACAATTATTAATTGGGAAATATTAATTTTCTTCTTGCTTCTATGTCTATCAGTATTCAGTAGGCCGAGACGGATCGGATATCCAAGTAATTTTAAGGTATCCGGATCCAGATCCTTATCCAGCGGATCCATAATTTTACTATCTTTATCCGGATCCGGGATTCTCGGATATCTGGGTGTCGGATATCCTTCTAAAAATTGTAATATCCGGCAGATATTCGGATCCGGATTTGAATCCTTAAAATAAATAAAAAATAATATTAATATATATAAAATATTAAAAATAATTTAAAAATAAAAAATATATAATGTTTTTAATTATTTCTATGTATAATATTACAAAATTTACATATACTATTATAAAAATGAAAATATATTAAATAAAATTAATTTTTATAGATAGATATTACTATTTTTGAAATAATTATTAATAAAACTTACGGATCCGGATATCCGGACTAAAAAATTGAGATATCCGGATCTGACTTTGACGGATCCAACATTTTACTATCCGGATCCGGATTCGACCCCTCTGGATATCCGATTTTCGGATCGGATCCGGATCGAATCTCGGATCGAATCCGGATCGAATCTCGGATCGAATCCGGATCTCGGATAAAAGTCCCCGGCCTAGTATTCAGTAGTGCAAGTCCAATCCAATTTCTTTCGGTTTTCAGTTTTCAGTTCATAGTTTCTTCTTCGAATAAACAAAATTTATATCAATGTATTGTCAGCTAACTGAGTAACTGACAACACTGTCCCCAAAAGGACAAAACGCTAACACAACTTTTTCAGCCTCAGCTAACTTTTTCAGCCTCAGCTTGATTTCTTATTATTATTATTATGGGCCTAATTTCTTCTGACTTTAGAATATAAATTTTAAAGCCCACTATTTATTTGGATTGGACAAGGTCGAGTTTGACTTAACAAACAAAATAAAAGCATGAACGGCATAGTGTACTGCATTTTTGAACTTTCACTCTCCACCTAGAATTTTAATGTCAACAGTCAGCATGAACTAGTATTGTAACAGAAGTATTAGGACCCGTCACGCCTTTTTCATGAACTTTTATTTCTTTTTCGAACAAAAGTTGTGTTTACTTTTGTTTCTTAAAAGGGTCTGTCTGTACTTCTTCTTTTTCCTCCAAAAAATACATTCTTCAAAGTATACGTGTTTGTTCTCATAATTTGTACGTAACAGTTAATCAATTTAAAAAAATGTGACATAAAATTCTAACTATTTTTCTATGAACTATATAACTAAAAGAAAATGATAACTTTTACAAATTTCAGGATCATTTTTGGAAATTTATTTTCATTAAATTTGAAATAATAGAATCGCTCCTA
This sequence is a window from Brassica oleracea var. oleracea cultivar TO1000 chromosome C1, BOL, whole genome shotgun sequence. Protein-coding genes within it:
- the LOC106299913 gene encoding NAC domain-containing protein 37-like, whose protein sequence is MGRESVAVAVSSPAKGAVVAATALAPGFRFHPTDEELVSYYLKRKVLGKPVRFDAIGEVDIYKHEPWDLAVFSRLRTRDQEWYFYSALDKKYGNGARMNRATNKGYWKATGKDREIRRDVQILGMKKTLVFHSGRAPDGLRTNWVMHEYRLVDYETESNGNLVQDPYVLCRIFHKNNIGPPSGNRYAPFMEEEWADDGVTLIPGVDVGVRAEPLSLANGNNQMSQNSIQSPSKDFININEPPRETTTPMDIELNHKNNHCDEDEEALKREEADEDHDRPPPLCILNKEAPLPLLQYKRRRQNESSRITQDHCSSTTTTVDNTPTAAMATNTAISALLEFSLMGLSDKKENPQPPLTPLPSPEEKLNDLKKEVHQMSVERETFKLEMMSAEAMISILQSRIDALRQENDELKKNSANGH
- the LOC106298900 gene encoding NAC domain-containing protein 78-like; its protein translation is MGRESMAVVESSPPSAAPPPGTAVSATSLAPGFRFHPTDEELVSYYLKRKVLGKPVRFDAIGEVDIYKHEPWDLAVFSRLKTRDQEWYFYSALDKKYGNGARMNRATNKGYWKATGKDREIRRDVQILGMKKTLVFHSGRAPDGLRTNWVMHEYRLVDYETESNGNLVQDAYVLCRIFHKNNIGPPSGNRYAPFMEEEWSDDRVALIPGVDVRVMAEPLPQANGNNHMGQPESKDLININEPPRETTQMDIEVSHHENNNNNRNDEVEEALKREQTEEDERPPPPPVCVLNKEAPLPLLQYKRRRQNESTRTTQDHSSSTITVDNTPTLVSSTAAAATNTAISALLEFSLMGISDKKENSQPIHKEASPPTPEEKLNDLKKEVHQMSVERETFKLEMMSAEAMISILQSRIDALRQENDELKKNSANGHLML